A genomic region of Amphiura filiformis chromosome 6, Afil_fr2py, whole genome shotgun sequence contains the following coding sequences:
- the LOC140155861 gene encoding uncharacterized protein, which produces MKCKIFSIVILVAQIIFVKGITESDLNHECLRTCEWPAKPKTCEYTFVIEWFYSMSKACYGCPFNLTECSSPDCIPLNGVPRPVAVVNRLFPGPSIQVCEKDTIVAHVINKMHNSEGITIHWHGPHQRGTPYMDGTSMITQCPIPSFASFTYNFTAAPYGTHWWHSHAGMQRADGVFGALIFRQAAEADANSHLYDYDLPEHVALVHDWLDEMTMVKFAAHHFDNGSNKPESILINGKGKREQVVDENGNIAYTAREVFKIGAGSRYRFRFINNAITNCALRVSVDSHKLTVIASDGASLEPYETDIFVIYGGERFDFVLNADQDVGNYWMRVKGLADCRFQQELAIVRYEGAPLEDPQESEILVPEGVVLNPLNEAASDTAIPIVNLNATDPDDETSKEKADLIYYIGMDFNKVNNYHFHDPEHYPIEEIDRSHHLYSPQLNHVSFTFNSRPPLTQSKELSDDDFCTPDTIKNYPKNCSAEYCECTHIVEAKLGQVVEFVVVDEGVTFDASHPMHLHGQSFRIVALEKINTSTSVEQVMAMDKAGMIRRKLHSAVLKDTVIIPDGGFTAIRFLADNPGWWFFHCHLEFHVAIGMSLIIHVGGDEDLPPIPDNFPRCGPWPAKYSEAPCPGGAVSSFNISTSTISGILVVVYAIVFSDLIPN; this is translated from the exons GTATAACAGAATCAGATCTGAACCACGAGTGCCTGCGGACATGTGAATGGCCAGCCAAACCCAAAACGTGTGAATACACCTTTGTAATTGAATGGTTTTACTCTATGTCTAAGGCATGCTATGGATGCCCCTTTAATCTAACAGAATGTTCAAGTCCAGACTGCATACCTTTAAATGGTGTACCAAGACCGGTAGCCGTGGTCAATCGATTGTTTCCTGGGCCAAGTATTCAG GTTTGTGAGAAGGATACGATTGTAGCTCATGTCATCAACAAGATGCATAATTCGGAAGGGATTACAATACATTGGCATGGTCCTCATCAGCGTGGAACACCGTATATGGACGGGACTTCAATGATAACACAGTGTCCAATTCCCAGCTTTGCATCCTTCACTTACAACTTCACAGCAGCTCCTTATGGAACACATTG GTGGCATTCACACGCTGGTATGCAAAGAGCTGATGGGGTCTTTGGAGCTTTGATCTTTCGCCAAGCAGCTGAAGCGGATGCCAACAGTCATCTATATGACTATGACCTTCCAGAACACGTTGCGCTGGTTCATGATTGGCTAGATGAAATGACAATGGTCAAATTTGCTGCACATCACTTTGACAATGGAAGCAATAAACCAGAATCTATTCTAATCAATGGCAAAGGCAAACGAGAGCAAGTTGTGGATGAGAATGGAAATATAGCTTACACTGCGCGGGAAGTTTTCAAAATTGGTGCTGGATCCCGGTATCGTTTTCGATTCATCAATAATGCAATTACCAACTGTGCTTTAAGAGTATCTGTAGATTCACATAAGCTTACGGTGATTGCAAGCGATGGGGCATCGTTAGAGCCTTACGAAACAGATATATTTGTGATTTATGGAGGGGaaagatttgattttgttttaaatgctGACCAGGATGTAGGAAACTATTGGATGCGTGTTAAG GGTTTGGCTGACTGTAGATTTCAACAAGAATTAGCGATTGTGCGTTATGAGGGCGCACCATTAGAAGACCCACAAGAATCAGAGATCCTAGTACCAGAGGGCGTCGTTCTAAACCCATTGAATGAAGCAGCGTCAGACACGGCAATCCCAATCGTTAATCTTAATGCCACAG ACCCTGATGATGAAACTTCGAAAGAGAAGGCAGATCTTATTTACTACATCGGCATGGACTTCAACAAAGTCAACAACTATCATTTTCACGATCCAGAACACTATCCTATCGAAGAAATCGACAGATCACATCATTTATACTCACCGCAGCTCAACCACGTCAGCTTCACCTTCAATTCACGCCCACCTCTTACGCAATCCAAGGAACTAAGTGATGACGATTTTTGCACACCAGATACGATTAAGAATTACCCAAAGAATTGCTCTGCAGAATATTGTGAATGCACTCATATTGTTGAAGCAAAATTGGGCCAG GTTGTTGAATTCGTTGTGGTAGACGAAGGAGTTACTTTTGACGCGAGTCATCCAATGCATTTACATGGGCAATCTTTTAGGATTGTAGCTTTAGAGAAAATCAACACATCGACTTCAGTTGAACAAGTGATGGCAATGGACAAAGCAG GCATGATAAGACGAAAGCTGCACTCAGCTGTTCTGAAGGACACAGTGATCATTCCTGATGGAGGTTTTACAGCAATACGTTTCCTCGCAGATAATCCAGGCTGGTGGTTCTTTCACTGTCACTTGGAATTTCACGTTGCG ATCGGCATGTCTTTGATCATTCACGTTGGTGGTGATGAAGATCTTCCTCCTATACCAGATAATTTTCCTAGATGTGGTCCTTGGCCTGCAAAATATAGCGAAGCACCTTGTCCTGGCGGTGCAGTATCGTCTTTCAACATTTCCACTTCAACAATATCAGGAATATTGGTTGTCGTGTATGCTATAGTCTTCAGTGATCTGATACCTAACTAA